In a single window of the Candidatus Saccharimonadales bacterium genome:
- a CDS encoding ribonuclease J, producing MNPKSNNKPKPGNQRSGNNRPPRNNNGGVTATGRSVSRGAALRAQKQAVQDANRIANQYSDASNMQSDQPKRRANFIDDSPRLKIIGLGGFDAGGSKNMLVIEYQNDAIVIDCGNDLGVDLPGINYGIADTTYLDQIKSKLRGFVISHGHLDHMGGMPHILPKYPGVPVYGSRFTIGRVEEIFQNFGLPMPEGFELKTVAMNEDTHERLKLGEFYIELVRVTHSIPGSTMIVVDTPVGRLVNTGDFRLDPNPLDHERTDTERLQELAREGVLVLMSESTTTERPGRTPSESTIEQSFVDIMEQAPGRIFVAIFSTNVNRIQMIVNAAVKHNRKIALDGRSMISTLEMAVRNGFMKIPKGTFVPIASVPNLKDNEVVVVCTGGQGEPNSALNRMSLGEHKYVSLKEQDTVVLSSTPIPESGNDALIGVMVDDLMRKGVHVFEHRNHDIDHIGPLHVSGHSSQEEYGDIIEMLKPKFFIPIWGPYRSKKRHIDIAVERGMQRANCVNAENGDVICITRDKMEIDGQVPRGTVLVDQTGSIVSSVVVKDRVLLSEEGLVAVVLTIDKKTGALLTSPDIISRGFIYMKDSEELMNAFRAELRRAVQQRYKRVDLDRFKAELKDYVTHFLYEQTQRSPIVIPVVNVIGGRSEKVNNDMHKPGNDNAEPQREKTPEEIALEQQRRFAAMRQRLLNQDARVD from the coding sequence ATGAATCCAAAAAGTAACAATAAGCCCAAACCGGGCAACCAGCGTTCTGGCAACAACCGCCCGCCACGTAACAATAACGGCGGCGTAACGGCCACTGGCCGCAGTGTTAGCCGCGGTGCCGCGCTGCGCGCCCAAAAGCAAGCCGTACAAGACGCTAACCGCATTGCCAACCAGTATTCTGACGCCAGCAACATGCAGAGCGATCAGCCTAAGCGCCGGGCTAACTTTATCGACGATAGTCCCCGGCTCAAGATTATCGGCCTGGGCGGTTTCGACGCCGGTGGGTCTAAGAATATGCTGGTTATCGAATATCAAAATGACGCCATCGTTATCGACTGTGGCAACGACCTCGGCGTTGATCTGCCGGGCATCAATTACGGTATTGCTGACACCACCTACCTAGACCAAATCAAATCCAAGTTGCGCGGTTTCGTGATCAGCCACGGCCACCTAGATCATATGGGCGGTATGCCGCACATTTTGCCAAAATACCCGGGCGTACCGGTTTACGGCAGCCGTTTTACCATTGGCCGAGTTGAGGAAATCTTCCAGAACTTTGGCTTGCCGATGCCAGAAGGCTTTGAACTTAAAACCGTTGCCATGAACGAAGACACTCACGAGCGCCTAAAACTCGGTGAATTTTATATCGAGCTGGTGCGTGTCACGCACTCTATCCCAGGCAGTACCATGATTGTGGTCGATACGCCGGTTGGCCGTTTGGTGAACACCGGCGACTTCCGCCTAGACCCAAATCCGCTTGATCACGAGCGCACTGACACCGAACGCCTGCAAGAACTGGCCCGTGAGGGCGTGTTGGTCTTGATGAGCGAATCAACCACCACCGAACGCCCCGGCCGCACGCCGAGTGAATCAACTATCGAACAGAGCTTCGTAGATATTATGGAACAAGCGCCGGGCCGCATCTTTGTGGCTATCTTCTCGACCAACGTCAACCGTATTCAGATGATTGTTAACGCCGCAGTGAAGCATAATCGCAAGATCGCGCTTGATGGTCGCAGTATGATTTCTACGCTAGAAATGGCGGTGCGCAATGGTTTCATGAAGATTCCAAAAGGCACTTTTGTGCCGATTGCCAGTGTGCCGAACCTCAAAGACAACGAAGTTGTCGTAGTTTGTACTGGCGGGCAGGGCGAGCCCAACTCAGCCTTGAACCGCATGAGCTTGGGCGAACACAAGTATGTCAGCCTGAAAGAACAAGACACGGTTGTGCTGTCTAGCACGCCAATTCCAGAATCTGGTAACGATGCCTTAATTGGCGTTATGGTCGATGATTTAATGCGCAAAGGCGTGCATGTCTTTGAGCACCGTAATCACGACATCGACCACATTGGTCCGCTGCATGTTTCTGGTCACTCTAGTCAAGAAGAATACGGCGACATTATCGAGATGCTAAAGCCCAAGTTCTTTATTCCGATCTGGGGACCATATCGCTCTAAGAAGCGTCACATCGATATTGCCGTAGAGCGTGGTATGCAAAGAGCCAACTGCGTAAATGCCGAAAACGGCGATGTTATTTGCATAACTCGCGACAAAATGGAAATCGACGGCCAGGTGCCCCGCGGCACTGTGTTGGTCGATCAAACCGGCTCAATTGTCTCTAGCGTGGTAGTAAAAGACCGCGTGCTTCTAAGCGAAGAAGGTTTGGTAGCCGTGGTTCTAACGATAGATAAAAAGACCGGCGCATTGCTGACTAGCCCAGACATCATCAGTCGCGGCTTCATTTACATGAAGGACTCTGAGGAGCTGATGAACGCTTTTAGAGCCGAGCTAAGAAGGGCAGTGCAGCAACGCTATAAACGCGTTGATCTAGATCGCTTTAAGGCTGAGCTCAAAGATTACGTTACCCATTTCTTGTACGAGCAAACTCAACGTAGCCCAATTGTAATTCCGGTGGTCAACGTCATAGGTGGCCGATCAGAAAAGGTCAATAACGACATGCACAAGCCAGGTAACGACAATGCTGAACCTCAGCGCGAGAAGACGCCGGAAGAGATTGCATTAGAGCAACAGCGCCGATTTGCAGCTATGCGCCAACGCTTGCTCAACCAAGACGCCCGCGTCGATTAA
- a CDS encoding uracil-DNA glycosylase, whose product MSSKQQELDKIKAEILANNICPELAATATQLVFGDGNPDAEIVFIGEAPGKNEDEQGKPFVGAAGKFLNEMLESIGLERSDVYITNIVKYRPPNNRDPLPEEKKAFLPYLQAQLDAIKPKLVVTLGRHSMDSLLPGLVISRCHGQPKRFNGQVYMPLFHPAAALYNGGMRQTLLTDFSRIPRVLAAIN is encoded by the coding sequence ATGTCATCCAAACAGCAAGAGCTAGATAAGATCAAAGCAGAAATCCTGGCCAACAACATTTGTCCGGAACTAGCGGCTACAGCTACTCAGTTGGTGTTTGGCGATGGCAACCCGGATGCCGAGATCGTTTTTATCGGCGAGGCACCGGGCAAGAACGAAGACGAGCAAGGCAAACCTTTCGTAGGCGCCGCTGGCAAGTTCTTAAACGAAATGCTTGAAAGCATAGGATTAGAAAGATCAGACGTGTACATTACCAACATAGTTAAGTACCGGCCACCGAACAATCGGGATCCATTGCCGGAAGAAAAGAAAGCATTTCTGCCTTACTTGCAGGCCCAGCTAGACGCTATCAAGCCCAAGCTGGTGGTCACCCTTGGCCGCCACAGCATGGATAGCCTCTTGCCGGGACTTGTAATAAGCCGCTGTCATGGCCAGCCCAAAAGGTTCAACGGCCAAGTGTATATGCCGCTTTTTCACCCCGCCGCCGCTCTTTATAACGGCGGTATGCGCCAGACGCTGTTAACCGATTTCTCTCGTATCCCACGCGTCCTGGCCGCCATTAATTAA
- the pnp gene encoding polyribonucleotide nucleotidyltransferase, with product MGEIINPYGKKITKVSTDFCGRELSLEVNRVGFRTSASVLVTYGDTVVLGTAMVSPEKVQGLDFFPLSIDYEEKFYAAGKISGSRFIKREGRPSDEAVLIGRLIDRPVRPLWPKGYRHEVQGVATVLSMDPNFRPDVIAMIAVSTAFMLTGAPFDGPVAGVRVGLKGGKPQAFLSSEELDNGDLDLVVAGTKDAIMMVEAGAREVSEEQIVEALTYAHAAIQPAIELQNKLCQAVGVQPQEYELLKPDEEVQKAVDKWVEGKLGHPLRAPYPERNELVNDLREQMREYFAEKLGEEFEDQKSDYDEALQMAIHKDVRQGIVEDGIRPDGRKLAEIRPLSSEVGLLPRAHGSSIFTRGMTQGMNIVTLAPLSYAQLVDTMEVSDGERRYMHHYNAPGYTVGEVRRLGSPGRREIGHGYLAERALSAVLPSEAEFPYAIRSVTEIMSQNGSTSMAATCSSCLALMDAGVPIKAPVSGIAMGLMLEDGKAYILSDIADAEDFAGDMDFKVTGTSKGITALQMDMKVHGLPVEVLKDALEQGKEGRAKILEHMLETLPEPRKELSPYAPRVETMTINPDKIREVIGKGGETIQKITGETGAEIDIKDDGTVMIASPDKKSIDAARQWIESITAEPEVGHIYKDVPVVNVMDFGAFVQILPGKDGLVHVSEIREERVEKPSDVLKEGDKVTVKLVAIDDRGRLQLSMKAAARELSKDK from the coding sequence ATGGGTGAAATAATCAACCCGTATGGTAAAAAAATAACTAAAGTCAGTACCGATTTTTGCGGTCGTGAACTCAGCCTTGAAGTAAACCGCGTGGGTTTTAGAACTTCCGCCAGTGTACTGGTGACTTATGGCGACACTGTCGTACTTGGCACAGCTATGGTCAGCCCGGAAAAAGTCCAAGGACTGGATTTCTTCCCGCTAAGCATTGATTACGAAGAAAAATTTTATGCCGCTGGCAAAATCAGCGGCAGCCGCTTTATTAAGCGCGAGGGCAGGCCAAGCGACGAAGCCGTTTTGATTGGCCGCCTGATTGACCGCCCAGTCCGTCCGTTGTGGCCGAAAGGCTACCGTCACGAAGTTCAGGGCGTGGCCACCGTACTTTCTATGGATCCGAACTTTCGCCCGGACGTTATTGCCATGATTGCCGTGAGCACCGCCTTTATGCTGACTGGCGCGCCGTTTGACGGCCCGGTAGCCGGTGTACGCGTTGGTTTGAAAGGCGGCAAGCCGCAAGCCTTCTTGTCTAGTGAAGAGCTTGATAACGGCGATCTCGATCTAGTTGTTGCCGGTACCAAGGATGCCATCATGATGGTGGAGGCAGGGGCCCGCGAAGTTAGCGAAGAGCAGATCGTAGAGGCTCTGACTTACGCTCACGCTGCTATCCAGCCAGCTATTGAACTGCAAAACAAACTTTGCCAAGCAGTCGGTGTGCAGCCACAGGAATATGAGCTTCTAAAGCCCGATGAAGAGGTCCAAAAAGCCGTTGATAAGTGGGTCGAAGGCAAATTAGGCCACCCGCTGCGAGCACCTTATCCGGAGCGCAATGAGTTGGTCAACGACCTGCGCGAGCAAATGCGCGAATACTTTGCCGAGAAACTAGGTGAAGAATTTGAGGATCAAAAGAGCGACTACGACGAAGCCTTGCAGATGGCCATTCATAAGGATGTTCGTCAAGGTATCGTAGAAGATGGCATTCGTCCGGATGGCCGTAAGCTTGCCGAAATTCGCCCGTTATCCAGCGAGGTGGGTCTATTGCCCCGAGCTCACGGTTCTAGCATATTTACTCGCGGCATGACGCAGGGTATGAACATTGTTACCTTGGCGCCATTAAGCTACGCTCAGCTGGTAGACACCATGGAAGTAAGCGACGGTGAACGTCGTTACATGCACCACTACAACGCTCCCGGCTATACGGTTGGCGAAGTTCGCCGCCTTGGCAGCCCGGGCCGCCGCGAAATCGGTCACGGTTATTTGGCGGAGCGCGCTCTATCGGCCGTACTGCCAAGCGAAGCCGAATTTCCATATGCTATTCGTTCTGTAACCGAAATTATGAGCCAGAACGGCTCAACATCTATGGCGGCTACCTGTTCGTCTTGCTTGGCTTTGATGGATGCTGGCGTGCCTATTAAAGCGCCAGTTAGCGGCATTGCTATGGGCTTAATGCTCGAAGACGGTAAGGCCTACATTTTGAGCGACATTGCCGATGCCGAAGACTTTGCCGGCGACATGGACTTTAAGGTCACCGGTACTTCAAAGGGCATCACCGCTCTACAGATGGACATGAAGGTTCACGGCTTGCCCGTAGAAGTACTCAAAGACGCCCTAGAGCAGGGCAAGGAAGGCCGAGCTAAAATCTTAGAGCATATGCTTGAGACCCTGCCAGAACCTCGTAAAGAACTGAGCCCGTACGCTCCGCGGGTAGAAACTATGACTATTAACCCGGATAAAATTCGCGAAGTGATCGGCAAGGGCGGTGAAACCATCCAGAAAATAACCGGTGAAACCGGCGCTGAAATCGATATTAAAGACGACGGCACGGTTATGATAGCTAGCCCCGACAAAAAAAGCATTGATGCTGCCCGCCAGTGGATTGAATCCATTACCGCCGAGCCGGAAGTCGGCCATATATACAAAGACGTTCCAGTGGTGAATGTTATGGACTTTGGTGCCTTTGTTCAGATACTGCCGGGTAAAGACGGCTTGGTGCACGTAAGCGAGATTCGCGAAGAGCGCGTCGAAAAACCAAGTGATGTTTTGAAAGAAGGCGATAAAGTTACTGTTAAACTAGTAGCTATAGATGATCGTGGTCGTTTGCAGCTTTCCATGAAGGCCGCTGCCCGCGAGCTAAGCAAAGACAAGTAG
- the rpsO gene encoding 30S ribosomal protein S15, with amino-acid sequence MITSEKKAAVASDHKAHDKDTGSPAVQVATLTARIAELTDHMKRNKHDFAARRALLQMVGKRKRLLKYIAARDGEAYLALIKKLGIRR; translated from the coding sequence ATGATAACTAGTGAGAAGAAAGCCGCGGTCGCGAGTGACCACAAGGCTCACGATAAAGACACCGGTAGCCCTGCTGTGCAGGTAGCTACTTTGACTGCCCGGATTGCCGAACTAACAGATCACATGAAGCGCAATAAGCACGATTTTGCGGCTCGCCGCGCGCTTCTGCAGATGGTTGGTAAGCGCAAGCGTTTGCTTAAATACATTGCCGCTCGTGACGGCGAAGCCTACCTTGCTTTGATTAAAAAGCTCGGCATTCGCCGCTAA
- the truB gene encoding tRNA pseudouridine(55) synthase TruB, whose product MDGFLLVNKPAGISSFGVVARVRRALSEAAGYKVKVGHTGTLDPAASGLMVLVIGKYCKRANEFSKLDKTYEVEAALGATSSTGDIEGEITKKSTQRPDETEVRMVLSKFVGNIYQTPPIYSAIKVNGQRAYKLARVGKEVKIEPRQVTINSIENIEYKYPKLSFTTSVSSGTYIRSLVEDIGANLGTGAYMSALKRTKIADYKIDDALEIEPLNAEIIQRSVQTLPKHL is encoded by the coding sequence ATGGACGGCTTTTTGTTAGTTAATAAACCTGCTGGAATCTCAAGCTTTGGTGTGGTTGCTCGCGTGCGGCGCGCTTTAAGTGAAGCCGCTGGGTATAAAGTAAAGGTTGGGCATACTGGCACGCTGGATCCGGCCGCCTCCGGCTTAATGGTTTTAGTTATTGGTAAGTATTGCAAACGGGCCAACGAATTTTCTAAGCTCGATAAAACATATGAAGTAGAAGCAGCTCTTGGCGCTACAAGCTCAACAGGAGATATCGAGGGTGAAATAACCAAAAAAAGTACTCAGCGCCCAGATGAAACCGAGGTGCGCATGGTATTGAGCAAATTTGTGGGCAATATTTACCAGACGCCCCCGATTTATTCGGCTATCAAAGTCAACGGCCAGCGGGCCTACAAACTAGCCAGGGTGGGCAAAGAGGTGAAAATTGAGCCGCGTCAAGTCACGATTAATTCCATAGAAAACATTGAATACAAATATCCAAAATTAAGCTTCACCACCTCTGTTAGCAGCGGTACTTACATCCGCAGCTTAGTAGAAGATATCGGCGCAAACTTAGGTACCGGCGCCTATATGTCTGCACTCAAACGAACAAAAATTGCAGACTATAAAATAGACGATGCGCTCGAGATTGAGCCACTGAACGCAGAAATTATTCAAAGGAGTGTTCAGACCTTGCCAAAACACCTTTAA
- the rpsT gene encoding 30S ribosomal protein S20 has protein sequence MPIIKSAKKRVKVAQKANLRNVKTKRSMREALKAFAKVLASGTPAEISEAERKAVSAIDQAAKKAVIHKNKAARQKAALSAKAKAAGAKKTTAKKPAAKKAAAKKPAAKKAAK, from the coding sequence GTGCCTATTATTAAATCAGCGAAAAAACGCGTAAAGGTTGCCCAGAAAGCTAACTTGCGCAACGTAAAAACTAAGCGTTCAATGCGTGAGGCTTTGAAAGCTTTTGCTAAGGTGTTGGCTAGCGGTACCCCGGCCGAAATTTCTGAGGCTGAGCGCAAGGCTGTCAGCGCCATTGACCAGGCTGCCAAAAAGGCCGTTATTCACAAAAACAAGGCTGCTCGCCAAAAGGCCGCATTGTCTGCTAAAGCCAAGGCTGCCGGCGCTAAGAAAACCACTGCCAAAAAGCCGGCCGCCAAGAAGGCTGCTGCTAAAAAGCCAGCTGCCAAAAAAGCCGCTAAATAG